The Solanum lycopersicum chromosome 9, SLM_r2.1 genome window below encodes:
- the LOC138338581 gene encoding uncharacterized protein codes for MYVATYEAKIRALSRYATQLCFSPQERIRRFVKGLRSDLQIPALQVAAAAKSFQEVVDIVIEVEGVKPDDFTTTSTFKKFCKGGELQSSGGYPARPIQSSLQASAGGPSQASQPFSEFGGYLQTSSFAQRPILDSRNCYGCGEAGYIRKYFPKQSYRPPTGDRAHCYAFPGRSETDTSDAVITDLPGMPPDRDIDFCIDLEPSTRSISIPPYRIAPAELRELKAQLQELLGKSFIIPSASPWGAPVLFVKKKDGSFRMCIDYKQLNKITIKNKKEHEENLRIVLELLRDKRLYAKFSKCEFWLDSVSFLGHMVSKDGVMVDPSKIKAESWVIPTNVTEFADEKLSRIRDMVLRGEAKEAIIYEEGVLRIKGRVYVPRVDGLTHTILIEAHSSRLTKSAHFIPVKMTYNAEKLAKLYISGIVRLHGVPLSIISDRVLLDENLSYEEEPFAILDREVRKLRSKEITSIKVQWKNRPIEESTWESEVDMQERYPRLFTDSGTLSSPRLSF; via the exons atgtaTGTTGCTACTTATGAGGCCAAaattcgtgcactatccaggtatgccactcagctttgcttcagtccacaagagcggattcgccgctttgtgaaaggattgaggtcagatttgcagattccagccttacaggtagctgctgcagcaaaatcctttcaggaagttgTTGATattgtgatagaggtagagggggtgaagccagatgacttcaccacaacatctacatttaagaagttttgtaagggaggtgagttgcagagttcaggaggttatccagcacgtcctattcagtcttcattgCAGGCTTCAGCTGGGGGTCCGTCGCAGGCCAGTCAGCCtttttctgagtttggaggttatctccAGACTTCGTCATTTGCACAGAGACCTATACTTGACTCCAggaattgttatggatgtggagaggctggatatattaggaaatattttccaaaacagagttacagaccccca acaggtgatagggctcattgttatgctttccccgggaggtctgaaaCAGatacatctgatgctgtcatcacag accttcctggtatgccaccggatagggatattgatttttgtattgatttggaGCCAAGTACTCGCTCCATTTCCATTCCCCCTTATAGAATAGCTCCAGccgagttaagggagttaaaggcccaacttcaggagttgttaggtaaaagTTTTATTATAccgagtgcatccccttggggtgctcctgttttatttgtgaagaagaaagatggaagttttcggatgtgcatagactacaagCAGCTGAATAAgataactattaagaacaa gaaagaacatgaggagaaTTTGAGGATTGTATTGGAGTTGTTAAGGGataaaaggctttatgccaaattctccaagtgtgagttttggctagattcagtgtccttcttgggacacatggtttctaaggatggagttatggtggatccttctaagattaaaGCAGAGAGTTGGGTAatacctactaatgttacagag tttgctgatgagaagctgagccgaattcgagatatggtattgagaggagaggctaaagaggcaataatttATGAGGAAGGCgtcttgagaattaagggaagagtatATGTGCCTCGTGTTGATGGTTTGactcacactattcttatagaggctcatagttcgag gttaactaagtctgctcacttcattccggtcaagatgacttacaatgcagagaagttagccaaactctacaTCTCAggaattgttcgattgcatggagttccactttccatcatatcagatagag ttcttcttgatgagaatctgtcttatgaggaggagcctttTGCTATTCTTGATAGggaggtccgcaagttgagatcaaaggagattacatctatcaaggttcagtggaagaatcggccaattgaagagtccacttgggagagtgaggttgatatgcaagaaagatatccacgtctttttacagattcaggtactctttctagCCCTCGCCTTTCtttttga